The following nucleotide sequence is from Streptomyces leeuwenhoekii.
CGCGGGTCGCTTCCATGGGCCGACGCCTCGGCGCACGCCTGATCGACGGCGTGATAATCGGCATCGTCTACGTCGTCCTGCTGATCGCGGGCGTCGCGGGCTCGGCCGATGCGGCCACGGACTGCGACCCGAACTCACCCGCCTACGAGTCCTGCGTCAACGACGCCGCCGCCGACGTGATGGGGCCGCTCACGGCGGTCTTCCTCATCCTCGGCATCGCCAGCCTCCTGTACGAGTGGCTGATGGTCGGCCTGGTGGGCGCGACGCTGGGCAAGCTGTTGCTCGGCATGCGGGTGGTGAAGGCCGACACCGGCCAGAAGACGGGTCTGGGCTCGTCGTTCATCCGCTGGATCATCCCGATCGTCGGCTCCTTCGCCTGCGGCATCGGCCAGCTCCTGGTCTACCTGTCCCCGTTCTGGGACAAGTCCGGCCGCCAGCAGGGCTGGCACGACAAGGCCGCGAGCACGATGGTCGTCCAGCGCTGACCCCACCGGGCGTCGCATACGCGCCATTCAACCGTCAGGGCCGTGTCTCACCCGATCGAGGGGGACACGGCCCCGGCGCGTCGCCCTAGTCTGGCTGGGTAGCCGTCAGGCACGGGGAGACGCACCTTGTACAGCATCATCGTGGTACCTCCGCCGACCACGGAGGACGACCGTGACCGCACCCAGATCAGGCTGGCACCCGGCGAACGGCTCGCCTTCGGGCGGTCCGTGGACCCCGGCGGCCTGCTGATCGCACACGACGGAGTGTCCCGCCGGGCCGGCGAGATCACCGCCCACGGCACCTTCTGGACGCTGAGCAACCTCTGCGCCCACCAGACGTACGTGGTGGAGAACCCGGAGGGGGCGGGCGAGCACATCAAGGTGGCCCCGGGGCGCCTGGACGCGCCGGTCCCGTTCGAGTTCTCGCGGATCGTGCTGCCCGCCGCGGGCGATCTGCTGCCCGTGGAGGTGTGGGCGCCGCGCCACGACTTCCTGCGCGCCGAGGGCGGCGGCGACGGCGAGACCACCGCCCCCGCCTTCTCCGTCGACCGCACCAAGCGCTACTTCGCCGTGCTGGCCGCGCTGTGCGAGCCGCGGCTGCGCGGCGCGCCGCACGCGCCGCTGCCCACGGTGGAGCAGGTGGTGGAGCGGCTGCGCCCGACCTGGCCGGCCGCGTCCCGCACCTCGGTGCAGTGGAACATCGACTACCTGGCGGTCAAGCTGCGTCTGAAGCCGGGCCCGGAGAGCGCCGAGCCGGGCCCGCGGCTCAACGGCAAGAAGGAGTCGCTGGTCTCCCTGGCGCTCCGCTTCGATCTGGTCCGCGAGGACGACCTCGTGGTCCTCGCGGCACCGTCCGGACGGGCGGTCCGGTGACCGGACCGTACGCGGTGCCGGTTCCCCGGGGTTACCGGGTGGGCTGCTGGGAGGTGCGGGAGCCGATCGCGACGGGCGCCTTCGGCAGCGTGTACGCCGCCCGCCGCACCGGCGGGGCGGACGACCTGCCGAGGACCGCCGCCCTGAAGTTCCTGGCGACCGGCACCGGCACCCCCCGGCAACTGGCCCACCTGCGCGAACTGATCGAACGCGAGGTCGCGCTGCTGCGCCGGCTGAGGCAGCCGCGGCTGATCCGGATGTACGAGACCCTCACCGTCGACGACCCCGGGAACCCCCGTCTGGACGGCGCCACCGTCCTCGTCCTGGAGAAGGCGGAGGGCTCCCTGTCCGGGCTGCTGGCCGGGGCGCCCCGCCCGCCGGCCGGGCCCGCGCTGCTCGCCCAGGTCTGCGCGGGGCTGGCCCAGCTCCACCGGGCGGGCTGGGTGCACGGGGACCTCAAGCCCGCCAACGTGCTGCTGATGGCGGACGGTTCGGTACGGCTGGCCGACTTCAACATGGCCGCCGAGCTGGAGGGCACCCACGCCTACACGCCCGCCTTCTCCACCCCCGACTACACCCCGCCCGAGCTGCTGTGGTCGGAGATCGGCGAACGCGGGCGCCGCATCCGCCCCTCCGCCGACGTATGGGCCTTCGGCGTCCTCGCCCACCTCGTGCTCACCGGCTCCTTCCCGCTGCCCGGCGGCACCCCCGCGGCCCGCCGCGACGCCGCCGTGGCCTACGCCCGGGGCGCCGACCAGTTACGGCTGGCGCCCGAACTGCCCGGGCCCTGGCGCGAGATCGTGCGGTCCTGCCTGACCCGGACGCACGGCGACCGCGTCGGCACCGAATCCCTGCTGCGGCGGGTCGAGGCCGCGGCCGGCACCGGCCGGACACCCCGCCTGCCCCGGCTGCTGCCGCACCGCCGCACCCGGCGCGGCACCGTCGTCACGGCGGCGCTGGGCGCCGCCACGGCCGTGGCCGCCCTCGGCTACGCCCTCAGCACCTGGGCGGGCGGCGGGAGCGGCGGCGCGGAGCCCGCGCGCGGCGCCCGGATCGCCGCCGTCTCCTACGGCGCGTCCGAGCTGCGCACCGACCGGGGCATCCCGCCCGCGTACCGGCTGCTGATCGTGGAGACGGCGCACGACTGCGCCGACGAGCACGTCACCCCGCCCCTGATCGCGGCCATGCTGAAGGTGGAGAGCGACTTCGACCCGAACCTGTCCGATCCGGTGCGCAACGAGTACGGCATCGCCCGCTGGACCCCCTCGGTCCTGCGCTGGTGGATGAACGAGGACGGCACGCCCGCCGAGTCCGTCCCCGAACCGCCCTTCCCGCCCGCCGAGTCGATCCCGGCGATGGGCCGCTACCTGTGCTGGATCGCGCCGCGCCTGGACGACGGCCTGCCCGGCGACCGCCGGGTGCTGATCGCCGCCGCCTACCGGTCGTCGTACCGGAAGGTGAACGACGCGGGCGGGGTCCCCCCGAAGCACCGCGACTACGCCGACCGCGTCGCCCACCACCTCAAGGAGTACACCCCGCCCGGGCGGAAGTGACCCTCACAGGTCCGAGGTGGTGCCGGCGGCGGGCCCGCGGCACGGTGGGACGCGGACGGGGCCTTCCGGCTCCCTCGGGGGAGAGCGGGAAGGCCCCGTCCGTCACGGCCTCACCGGATCACCGGCGGTGCTCAGTGGAAGAAGTGGCGGGTGCCGGTGAAGTACATCGTCACGCCGGCCTTCTTCGCGGCCTCGACGACCTGCTCGTCGCGGATCGAGCCGCCGGGCTGGACGATGGCCCGGACCCCGGCCTCGATCAGGATCTCGGGGCCGTCCGGGAACGGGAAGAAGGCGTCCGAGGCCGCGAACGCGCCGCGCGCCCGCTCCTCGCCGGCCCGCTCGACGGCGAGGCGGCAGGAGTCGACCCGGTTGACCTGGCCCATGCCGACGCCGACCGAGGCGCCGTCCTTCGCCAGCAGGATCGCGTTGGACTTCACCGCGCGGCAGGCCCGCCAGGCGAACGCCAGCTCGGCCAGCTCCGCCTCGGACAGGGCCTCGCCGCTGGCGAGGGTCCAGGTGGCCGGGTCGTCGCCCTCGGCCTGGAGGCGGTCGGCGACCTGGAGGAGGGCGCCGCCGTCGATCGGCTTGATCTCCACGGGCGCGGCGGGCGCCTCGGGGGCACGCAGCACGCGGATGTTCTTCTTCTTGGTGAGGATCTCCAGCGCGCCGTCCTCGTAGCCGGGCGCGACGATGACCTCGGTGAAGATCTCCGCGACCTGCTCGGCCATCTCCTTGCTGACCGGCCGGTTGACGGCGATCACGCCGCCGAACGCGGACAGCGGGTCGCAGGCGTGCGCCTTGCGGTGCGCCTCGGCGACGTCCGCGCCGATCGCGATGCCGCACGGGTTGGCGTGCTTGATGATCGCCACGCAGGGCTCGGCGTGGTCGTACGCGGCACGGCGGGCGGCGTCCGTGTCCGTGTAGTTGTTGTACGACATCTCCTTGCCGTGGAGCTGCTCGGCCTCGGCGAGGCCGCCGGTGCCGGAGACGTACAGGGCGGCGGGCTGGTGCGGGTTCTCGCCGTAGCGCAGGGTGTGCGCGCGGTCCCAGGTGGCGCCCAGGAAGTCGGGGAAGGACGAGTCGTCGGCCGGGGCGTACTCGGAGGCGAACCAGGAGGCGACCGCCACGTCGTAGGCGGCCGTGTGCCGGAACGCCTCGGCGGCCAGGCGCTTGCGGGCGGCCAGGTCGAAGCCGCCGTCCCTGGCCGCGGCGAGGACGTCCCCGTACCGGGCGGGGCTGGTGACCACGGCGACGGAGGGGTGGTTCTTGGCGGCGGCGCGGACCATGGAGGGGCCGCCGATGTCGATCTGCTCCACGCACTCGTCGGGGGTGGCGCCCGAGGCGACCGTCTCGCGGAACGGGTAGAGGTTGACCACGACCAGGTCGAACGGCGCGACGCCGAGCTCGTCGAGCTGCTGCCGGTGGGTGTCCAGGCGCAGGTCGGCGAGGATGCCCGCGTGCACCTTGGGGTGCAGGGTCTTGACGCGGCCGTCGAGGCACTCGGGGAAGCCGGTGAGCTCCTCGACCTTGGTGACGGGGACGCCGGCGGCGGCGATCCGGGCGGCGGTGGAGCCGGTGGAGACCAGCTCGACGCCGGCCTCGTGCAGGCCGCGCGCGAGCTCTTCCAGCCCGGTCTTGTCGTAGACGCTGACGAGCGCCCGGCGAATCGGCCGCTTGTTGCTGTCGGCGGTCACTGGATTACTACCTTTCGTCCCTCAATGCGGTAGCCGTGGCGGGCGAGCCGCCCCACGACATCGACGAGCAGCCTTCGCTCGACTTCCTTGATGCGCTCGTGCAGAGCGCTCTCGTCGTCCTCGTCCCGGATCTCCACCACGCCCTGCGCGATGATCGGCCCGGTGTCGACGCCGTCGTCGACGAAGTGGACGGTGCAGCCGGTGACCTTGGCGCCGTACGCGAGCGCGTCCCGCACGCCGTGGGCCCCGGGGAAACTGGGGAGGAGGGCGGGGTGGGTGTTGACGAACCGCCCGCCGAATCGCGCGAGGAACTCCTTCCCCACGATCTTCATGAACCCGGCCGAGACGACGAGGTCCGGCTCATGGGCGGCGACGGCCTCCGCGAGCGCCGCGTCCCACTCCTCGCGGGTGGCGTGGTCCTTCACGCGGCACACGAAGGTGGGCAGCCCGGCCCGCTCGGCGCGCGCGAGCCCCTCGATGCCGTCCCGGTCGGCGCCGACGGCCACGATCTCGGCTCCGTAACGCTCGGGGCCGGTGGCGGCGATCTCGTCCAGGAGCGCCTGAAGATTGGTGCCGGATCCGGAGACCAGCACGACGAGGCGCTTGGCCACGGGCTTGGCGGCCACGATGGGGGCCCTTTCTCGGGGAAGCGGGTCCGCACGGTCGGTCCGCACGGATCGTTTTGTACGGTCGTACGAATGCTTCACGCCCCGGGATACGGGGAAGTCTACGAAGCAGCCGACCGCCAGCAACGATACCGGCACACCGGGCGGCCCCCACGGGACGGGGGCCCGGCCGGAAGGTAGCGTCAGGGAGGAGCCGGTTCGGGAACGCCTCCCGCGCACCGCGCGTTCACGGGGTGACGGAGCCGGGGCCCCGGGCCTTTCCGGGCCCCTCCCCTCCCGTCGGGCACAGCCGGATCCAGTCGTAGCAAGCCGTACGCACGCCGTACTCACCAAGGGGAAGACGCTCATTTGATGCCGGACCGCAGTCTGCGACTCCTCACGCTCCCCCAGCAGTCGGCGCAGGGAGGGGAGCGCAGCGGCCTGTTGCTGCGGGAGCGCCCCGCCTCGCCGCCCGACGCGCCCTCGGACGGGAAGAACGACGGCGGCGACCGGGGCGGCGCGGCCACGGACGACAACCCCTTCGCGCCGCCGCCGGAGGGGACGCCGGACCGCCCCTGGCAGCCGCGGCACCCCGAGGGCGGAGACGGCGCGCGGGGCGGCGGCGGCTCCTCGTGGGGCCGGCAGTGGAGCGACCGGCAGCCCGGCCGCTCGCCCGGCGGCTTCGGCGAGCGCCCCGGCGGACCCGGACGCCCCGGCGCGGGCCCCGACGGCGCGGGCGGCGGCCCGCGCTGGGACCCGACGGACCCCGCCCAGCGCCGCGCCCGCTACTCGCTGCTGTGCGGCATGTGGGCCTTCTTCTTCGCGCTCTTCGGCTGGCCGTACCTGGCCCTGCTCCTGGGCGCCCTGGCGCTCTACTGGGGCGTCAGCGGCCTGCGCGCCAAGCCGCGCACCACCCCGGCGGACCCGGGCGTCCCGGCGCCGGCCCCGGCGCCCGGGACGGCCTCCCGCCCGCAGACCACCGCCGCCGTCAGCGGCCTGGTCACGGCCTCCCTGGCCCTGCTGCTGATCGCGGCCTCCTTCGCCGCCCAGCTCGTCTACCGGGACTACTACACCTGCCGCAGCGACGCCCTGACCAACGAGGCCAAGCAGTCGTGCAGCAGGCTGCTGCCGGACGAGCTGCGCAGCGTGCTGGGGAACGAGGGCTGAGCCGGGCCCGGGGAGGCCCTGCCTTCCCGGCCGGGCGCCGGGCCCGCCCCGCCGGGCGCGCGGCGGCTACCCGGGAGGCACCCGCGACCCGCGTACGGACCGGCCGCCCGCCGCGGTGGCGCCCCGGGCCTCCCGGAACGGCTCCGTCCGCCGGGGTTCCGCCGCCTCCGGCGTCCTGCGCGCGCCCGGCGGCCGCCCACCGGGTCCGCGCGGGGTTTCGCGCACCGCCGGTGACCAGCGCCTCCCCGGGACGCGCCAGGGCTTGCGCGCCGCCGCCGTCCGAGGTCTTCCCGAAGGCCGCCGGAACCTGCCCAGGGCCGCCGCCCAGGCCGCGCCCGGGATCCGCCGGGGCGTGCCCACCGTCAGCACCCAGGGCGTTCCCGGGATCCGCCAGGACGTGCGCGCCGGCGCCCCGTCCGTCCCGGGGGACGCCCCCGGCCGCCTCCGCCGCGCCGCCGCCCAGTGCCGCCAGGCCCGCACCCCGACCGCCGTCGGCACCGCCACCACCGCGATCCACACCGGGGTGACGGCGCCGATCTGCCACCACACCGGCCCGAAGCGGGCGAGCGCGGCCACCCCGAGCGGGCCGCCCGCCAGCGCCGCGAGCAGGGCGGTCGCGGCGCCGCACACCACGGCCGCCAGCCCGGCGCCCGCCGCCGTGCGGCGCCACGACCAGGAACCGGCCGCGCCCCGCGCCCGGTCCGGCCGGTCCCCGTCCGCCGTCAGCTCCCGCCCGTCCGGGCGGTCACCCGGCCGGTCGGCCGAGGCCCGCCCCGTGAACCACCCCACCGCCGCACCGGCCGCCAGCGGCACCACCGCGCACGCCCAGTGCGCCGGCGTACCCGGCCCCGGCTGCGGCACCGCCGCCAGCAGCGGGAACGGCGGCAGCGACGCCGGCGCGGAGGCGAAGGGCCCCACCGTGTGCCCGGCACCGGCCGCGAAACCGGGGCCGAGCGCGTACGCCGCGGCCCACACCGCCGCGTTGGGCACCAGCGCCACGCACAGCACGAGGACCGCGAACCCCCCGGCCCACCCGTCCGCCAGCCGGCCGAACGCCGCCCGGAAGGCACCGCCGTGCCCCACCAGGGAGACCGCCAGCAGCAGCGCGCCGCCCCCGACCAGCACCGCCACCCCGGCGCCCGCGGCCCGCGCCGCGTCGCCCAGGCGTCCGTCCGGGCGGACGAGCAACTGCCGCGGCACCACGGGCAGGGCGTCCAGCAACCGCCGTACCGGCCCGCCCGGGCGGCCGTGCGCCGCCCACACCCCCGCGCCCGCCACGCCCATGACGAACAGCGGCAGGCACACCACCGTCCCCGCCCACGAGGGCCGCAGCGCGCCGCCGGCGGCGTACAGCGCGGTGGGCAGGGCGACGCCGAGGTAGCCGAGTACGACGCCCGTCCAGGCGACGCGGGGCGGCACCGGCGGTGGAGCGGCCCCGGCGCCGCCCTCCCCCATCGCCAGGCCGCCGGCCACCGCGTCCCGCGCCATCCGGTGGATCAGCCACGCGGGCGGCACGGACAGCAGCAGCGGCGTGACGCCGACGGGCGCGGGGGTGCCGGACAGCGTGTCGGCGCGGACCAGTTCGGCGCCGTGCGCCAGCACCCACAGCGCCGCGGCGACGTGCAGCGCGCCGTCGGGTCCGCTGTCGGGGTACGGCGAGCCGACCCACACCACCATCACCAGTACGGCGAACACCCCGAGGCCCAGGCCCGCCGCGACCGCCCCGCCCAGCAGCCCCGCCGACAGCCCGGGCGGACGGTCGCGGAGCAGGGCGCGCAGCAGGGACAACAGCATTCGGCGAGCAGTCGTCTGGATCACGCCCGCCATGCTCCCAACGACACGCGCTTCCCCGACGTAACAGGCGAACCCCCGCCGTGTCGCTCAATATACGTTTATGTACCTTTATGTACGGAGCGTTCGGAGGGGCGCCCTGTGACGCGGAGCCCGGCGACCCCTTTTCCTCCCCCGGAGACGCGCCGGCGCCTGCGCGAAGCCGCCTCGCTGACGCGCGCTCAGGTCGCGGTGCGCCTCGGCGTCACCCGCGGCACGGTGCGTGCGTGGGAGACGGGACGCGCCACTCCGCGCGGCCGGAAAGGGGAGGCGTACGCGAAGCTGCTGAGCACGCTGGCGGCCGGTCCGGCGGCCGCGACCGCGGACACGGCCACGGCCACTGACACGGGCGCGGGCGCGGCCACGGGGACGGCGGACCAGGCGGCCGCGGGGCCGCGGACCGCGGACCGCGAGACCGCGGTGGTGCCGCCGGAGCCCGCGCCCGCCACCGACGCGGCGCCCGCGTCCGCCTCTGTGTCCGCGTCCGGGTCCGTCTCCGCGTCCGCCTCCGGGTCCCCGTCCGCCGGGGGTGCCGCCGCGCCGGGCGGTGAGCAGCCGGGGGCCGCCGGGGGCCGGGCGTCCGGTCACGGGTCCGGAGCGGAGTCCCCCGCGCCGCCGCCCGCCCTCACGCCCGCTCAGGCGTTCGACGCGCTGTACGCCTTCTGCGCCCCCGCGCTGGTCCGGCAGACCTTCGTGCTGACCGGGCGCCGCGAGCTGGCGCGGGAGTCGGTCGAGCGGGCCTTCCAGCGGGCCTGGGAGCACTGGCCGGAGGTGGCCCGGGACCGCGATCCGGCGGGCTGGGTGCGGGCGGCGGCGTACGACTACGCGCTCTCGCCCTGGCACCGGTTCCGCCCCCGCTACCGGTCTCCCGAGCCGCCGCCCGCCGACCCCGACGACCGCGCCCTGATGAACGTCCTGCTGGGGCTCCCGCCGCACCACCGCCGCACCCTGCTGCTGCACGACGGGATCGGCCTCGGCCTGCCCGAGACGGCGGCGGAGACCGAGGCGAGCACCCCGGCGGCGGCCGGCCGGCTGGTGCGCGCGCGGGAGGCGGTCGCCGCCCGGCTGCCCGGCCTGGCGGACCCCGGGGAGCTGCACCGGCGGCTGGCGGAGCTGGGGTCGGGCGAGCGGCTCCGCGCGGCCGAGCCGCCGTTCGTGCGCCGGGGCAGTGAGCGCCGGGCCCGCCTGTGGACCCGGGCCGCCATCGCCTTCACCGCCGTCCTGATCGGCAGTACGGCACTCACCCTGCGGACGGCTCCCACGCACTACGAGCCGCCGGTGCCCCCCGGGGCGACGGTCCGCGGGGTGCCGCCGCGGGTGGCGCCGGGGCCGCTGTCGGACCGGGAGCTGGAGCTGCGGGACAAACTGCGGGAGCAGACGCACAGCGGTCCGCAGCGGCTGGGACCGGAGGCCCGCTGAGCCGTCGTGTGCGCGGCGGCTCGGGGGAAGCACGCGCCGCCGTGCGCGGCGGCACGGGAGGACACGCGGACGGGCCCGCCCCCTCGGTGAGGGGGCGGGCCCGTGCGCGTTGCGAGGCCGGTCAGCCGGCGAGGATCTCGCGCGCCAGCTTGGCCGTCTCGGTCGGGGTCTTGCCGACCTTGACGCCCGCCGCCTCCAGGGCCTCCTTCTTGGCCTGTGCGGTGCCGGAGGAACCGGAGACGATGGCGCCCGCGTGACCCATCGTCTTGCCCTCGGGCGCGGTGAAGCCCGCGACGTAGCCGACGACCGGCTTGGTCACGTTCTCCTTGATGAAGGCCGCGGCCCGCTCCTCGGCGTCGCCGCCGATCTCGCCGATCATGACGATCAGGTCGGTGTCGGGGTCGTCCTGGAACGCCTTGAGGGCGTCGATGTGGGTGGTGCCGATGATCGGGTCACCGCCGATGCCGACGCAGGTGGAGAAGCCGATGTCGCGCAGCTCGTACATCATCTGGTACGTCAGCGTGCCGGACTTCGACACCAGGCCGATGCGGCC
It contains:
- a CDS encoding DUF6350 family protein, producing MAGVIQTTARRMLLSLLRALLRDRPPGLSAGLLGGAVAAGLGLGVFAVLVMVVWVGSPYPDSGPDGALHVAAALWVLAHGAELVRADTLSGTPAPVGVTPLLLSVPPAWLIHRMARDAVAGGLAMGEGGAGAAPPPVPPRVAWTGVVLGYLGVALPTALYAAGGALRPSWAGTVVCLPLFVMGVAGAGVWAAHGRPGGPVRRLLDALPVVPRQLLVRPDGRLGDAARAAGAGVAVLVGGGALLLAVSLVGHGGAFRAAFGRLADGWAGGFAVLVLCVALVPNAAVWAAAYALGPGFAAGAGHTVGPFASAPASLPPFPLLAAVPQPGPGTPAHWACAVVPLAAGAAVGWFTGRASADRPGDRPDGRELTADGDRPDRARGAAGSWSWRRTAAGAGLAAVVCGAATALLAALAGGPLGVAALARFGPVWWQIGAVTPVWIAVVAVPTAVGVRAWRHWAAARRRRPGASPGTDGAPARTSWRIPGTPWVLTVGTPRRIPGAAWAAALGRFRRPSGRPRTAAARKPWRVPGRRWSPAVRETPRGPGGRPPGARRTPEAAEPRRTEPFREARGATAAGGRSVRGSRVPPG
- a CDS encoding helix-turn-helix domain-containing protein — translated: MTRSPATPFPPPETRRRLREAASLTRAQVAVRLGVTRGTVRAWETGRATPRGRKGEAYAKLLSTLAAGPAAATADTATATDTGAGAATGTADQAAAGPRTADRETAVVPPEPAPATDAAPASASVSASGSVSASASGSPSAGGAAAPGGEQPGAAGGRASGHGSGAESPAPPPALTPAQAFDALYAFCAPALVRQTFVLTGRRELARESVERAFQRAWEHWPEVARDRDPAGWVRAAAYDYALSPWHRFRPRYRSPEPPPADPDDRALMNVLLGLPPHHRRTLLLHDGIGLGLPETAAETEASTPAAAGRLVRAREAVAARLPGLADPGELHRRLAELGSGERLRAAEPPFVRRGSERRARLWTRAAIAFTAVLIGSTALTLRTAPTHYEPPVPPGATVRGVPPRVAPGPLSDRELELRDKLREQTHSGPQRLGPEAR
- the purN gene encoding phosphoribosylglycinamide formyltransferase, producing MAAKPVAKRLVVLVSGSGTNLQALLDEIAATGPERYGAEIVAVGADRDGIEGLARAERAGLPTFVCRVKDHATREEWDAALAEAVAAHEPDLVVSAGFMKIVGKEFLARFGGRFVNTHPALLPSFPGAHGVRDALAYGAKVTGCTVHFVDDGVDTGPIIAQGVVEIRDEDDESALHERIKEVERRLLVDVVGRLARHGYRIEGRKVVIQ
- the purH gene encoding bifunctional phosphoribosylaminoimidazolecarboxamide formyltransferase/IMP cyclohydrolase, whose product is MTADSNKRPIRRALVSVYDKTGLEELARGLHEAGVELVSTGSTAARIAAAGVPVTKVEELTGFPECLDGRVKTLHPKVHAGILADLRLDTHRQQLDELGVAPFDLVVVNLYPFRETVASGATPDECVEQIDIGGPSMVRAAAKNHPSVAVVTSPARYGDVLAAARDGGFDLAARKRLAAEAFRHTAAYDVAVASWFASEYAPADDSSFPDFLGATWDRAHTLRYGENPHQPAALYVSGTGGLAEAEQLHGKEMSYNNYTDTDAARRAAYDHAEPCVAIIKHANPCGIAIGADVAEAHRKAHACDPLSAFGGVIAVNRPVSKEMAEQVAEIFTEVIVAPGYEDGALEILTKKKNIRVLRAPEAPAAPVEIKPIDGGALLQVADRLQAEGDDPATWTLASGEALSEAELAELAFAWRACRAVKSNAILLAKDGASVGVGMGQVNRVDSCRLAVERAGEERARGAFAASDAFFPFPDGPEILIEAGVRAIVQPGGSIRDEQVVEAAKKAGVTMYFTGTRHFFH
- a CDS encoding RDD family protein, producing the protein MSFGSPPPDNPYGQPQQPQQGLPGYPQQGGQPGYGHPQQGGQPGYGHPQQGGQPGYGYPQQPGYPGGPGPRVASMGRRLGARLIDGVIIGIVYVVLLIAGVAGSADAATDCDPNSPAYESCVNDAAADVMGPLTAVFLILGIASLLYEWLMVGLVGATLGKLLLGMRVVKADTGQKTGLGSSFIRWIIPIVGSFACGIGQLLVYLSPFWDKSGRQQGWHDKAASTMVVQR
- a CDS encoding serine/threonine protein kinase produces the protein MTGPYAVPVPRGYRVGCWEVREPIATGAFGSVYAARRTGGADDLPRTAALKFLATGTGTPRQLAHLRELIEREVALLRRLRQPRLIRMYETLTVDDPGNPRLDGATVLVLEKAEGSLSGLLAGAPRPPAGPALLAQVCAGLAQLHRAGWVHGDLKPANVLLMADGSVRLADFNMAAELEGTHAYTPAFSTPDYTPPELLWSEIGERGRRIRPSADVWAFGVLAHLVLTGSFPLPGGTPAARRDAAVAYARGADQLRLAPELPGPWREIVRSCLTRTHGDRVGTESLLRRVEAAAGTGRTPRLPRLLPHRRTRRGTVVTAALGAATAVAALGYALSTWAGGGSGGAEPARGARIAAVSYGASELRTDRGIPPAYRLLIVETAHDCADEHVTPPLIAAMLKVESDFDPNLSDPVRNEYGIARWTPSVLRWWMNEDGTPAESVPEPPFPPAESIPAMGRYLCWIAPRLDDGLPGDRRVLIAAAYRSSYRKVNDAGGVPPKHRDYADRVAHHLKEYTPPGRK